A region from the Mya arenaria isolate MELC-2E11 chromosome 2, ASM2691426v1 genome encodes:
- the LOC128202818 gene encoding integumentary mucin C.1-like — protein sequence MEKYILRGTLLIYVLLMVRPETLAMTTTTATDSTTTTTTTTTTTTPTSPPATTTTTTTTLMTTPAATATATATTTTANAATTEPGNGSARHGITLPTSVLITSLYLFVLFCI from the exons ATGGAAAAGTATATTTTGAGGGGAACATTGTTGATAT ATGTTCTGCTAATGGTACGACCCGAAACGCTAgcaatgacaacaacaacagcaacagactcaacaacaacaacaacaacaacaacaacaacaacaacaccaacatcaccaccagcaacaacaacaacaacaacaacaacactaatgACAACACCAGCAGCTACAGCAACGGCAACAGCTACAACAACGACCGCCAATGCAGCAACTACAGAACCTGGGAAT ggGAGCGCACGCCATGGAATTACATTGCCGACATCAGTGCTTATTACGTCCCTTTAtctatttgtattattttgtatttaa
- the LOC128202810 gene encoding uncharacterized protein LOC128202810 has protein sequence MHHFGRIMGPKRKLTFAHRLSPEVKQTKVISQKCKRGKRMSPGKSERSLKDSPEYDPQAGVSEITFTESDYSGPDFSVIELHKSVIKGYHAYKIRPPFTKQPTRLIVDREYTNIKDLNACLVWIPSLDQFPQNVHEMVTDTKRFIKLSDIADLPIGHVPRSLAGLFRSVLDEGGEIFAEATGEPVPSFPPWPAPNEEGGGVVLPASYFIYAKQNIKMVSSQLKNLLNALKEGSGMMVVLK, from the exons atgcatcATTTTGGTAGAATCATGGGTCCCAAGAGGAAGTTGACGTTTGCACATAGACTCAGTCCAGAAGTAAAGCAGACAAAGGTCATCTCCCAGAAATGCAAAAGGGGAAAGAGAATGTCTCCGGGAAAGTCTGAACGC tcaCTAAAAGATTCACCGGAGTACGATCCACAGGCGGGGGTTTCGGAGATTACATTTACTGAAAGCGATTATAGTGGACCAGATTTTTCTGTCATTGAGTTACACAAATCAGTTATTAAGGGTTACCATGCATACAAGATTAGGCCACCCTTTACAAAACAACCAACGCGTTTAATAGTTGATAGAGAgtatacaaacattaaagaCTTGAATGCTTGTTTGGTTTGGATACCATCATTAGACCAGTTTCCACAGAATGTTCATGAAATGGTAACCGATACCAAaaggtttattaaattaagtgaTATTGCTGATTTGCCGATCGGACATGTTCCAAGGTCTTTGGCAGGACTTTTTCGCTCTGTTTTGGACGAAGGTGGTGAAATATTTGCTGAAGCAACAGGAGAACCAGTTCCTAGCTTCCCACCATGGCCTGCACCAAATGAAGAAGGAGGGGGAGTGGTTCTTCCAgcttcttattttatatatgcaaaacaaaacataaagatGGTTTCATCTCAGTTAAAAAACCTACTTAATGCACTGAAAGAGGGTTCTGGAATGATGGTTGTATTAAAGTAG